A genomic stretch from Aedes albopictus strain Foshan chromosome 2, AalbF5, whole genome shotgun sequence includes:
- the LOC109410292 gene encoding pyrimidodiazepine synthase: MSNGKHLAKGSTPPVLGNDGKLRLYSMRFCPYAQRVHLILDAKNIAYHTIYINLSEKPEWYFDKNPLGKVPALEVPGKENITLYESLVVADYIEEAFPDKQRKLYPSDPFKKAQDRILIERFNGAVISPYYRILFSSDGIPPGAITEFGIGLDIFETELKNRGTSYYGGDKPGMLDYMIWPWCERVDLLKFALGDKYELDKQRFGKLLQWRDLMEKDDAVQKSFLSTENHTKFLQSRKSGENNYDILSNNAKKLRVD; the protein is encoded by the exons GATCAACCCCACCGGTACTGGGAAATGACGGAAAACTCCGCCTTTACTCTATGCGCTTTTGCCCGTACGCCCAGCGGGTACACCTAATTCTAGATGCGAAAAATATCGCCTACCATACTATCTACATCAATCTCAGCGAGAAACCGGAATGGTATTTCGATAAGAATCCACTGGGAAAGGTACCAGCCCTAGAAGTTCCCGGAAAGGAAAACATCACCCTGTACGAGTCGCTCGTTGTGGCCGACTACATCGAGGAAGCGTTTCCGGATAAGCAAAGGAAGCTGTACCCCAGTGATCCATTCAAAAAGGCTCAAGACCGGATACTGATTGAACGCTTCAATGGAGCAGTCATTTCGCCTTACTACCGAATCCTGTTCTCGAGCGATGGCATTCCCCCGGGTGCCATTACCGAGTTCGGAATCGGATTGGATATTTTCGAGACAGAACTTAAGAATCGTGGCACATCGTACTACGGTGGCGACAAGCCAGGAATGCTGGATTACATGATCTGGCCGTGGTGCGAACGCGTGGATTTGCTGAAATTCGCTCTCGGAGATAAGTACGAACTCGATAAGCAGAGATTTGGTAAATTG TTGCAATGGCGTGATTTGATGGAGAAAGACGATGCGGTCCAGAAGTCATTCCTGTCAACGGAGAATCATACCAAGTTTTTGCAGAGCAGGAAATCCGGCGAGAACAACTATGACATCCTATC